In the genome of Microcoleus vaginatus PCC 9802, the window CTGGTTGAGCCAGTACCTATATTCTCAGGCAGTTTCTTGCTGTACTCACGCGCCCTCCCCATATAATGTTTATTTGTAACCACTTACTTTTATGCCAAAGGCATAATTTTAGGCCCACTTAATAGTTAATAATAGGTATTTAGATAGATGTCTTAGTCACAATTTTAGTTTATTATTATAAATAAAACAATACCACAACTCAGTTATTTTTTTTATAAAAACTAGCTAGGAGTGGCGACCAAATGTTTTTGAAATATCTCTATTAGCGAGCAAAACACTAACATGATTTTTCCCAACCCTAGTCCGTTTCCAGGGCCGCAGATTCCCAGTACCGAACCGGGGCTGCCGACTATACCCGCATCGCCACCGGTGCCTGGCCCGGTACCCGAACCGATTCCCGGGATAGTACCCGAACCGGTACCTGCGCCAATTCCGCAGCCAATTCCCGAACCGGTGCCGGAAACTGTACCCTCTCCGATTCCTCAGACAGTGCCGGAGCCTATTCCTCAGACAATCCCTGAACCTGTTTAAATTATGTTTTAGTCGATCGCGAAATTTAAGATGGTTTGTGAGGTCGATCCCAAAAACCGGTTTCTCCCAAGTCCCCAATCATTTTGTTGAATATCAGACTTGAAAAAACTCGGTTTTTGCCTAAATTATCGATTAATTGAAGTTGAGCGCAGTCTCTTTACAAAGGTCAACAGAAGGCAAGTCAGTGGATTTGCCGTCCGAGTATTCGGCCCTGACATCAAAAACACAGCCCGCATCCGAGCCGCCGTAGTCAGCTTGATTCCACTCAAAATCTGCCTTTTCCCGATCGGCAATGGGGACCTCTAGCTCGTTTTCTCCCCAAGTATCCTTATCGGGAGGAGACATATAGAACCCATTTGAGATCTTTCTAACTTACAGCTAGTCGTATGAGCATCAAGCGGACAAAACAAAGCTGGAGCTTGGCATTTGCCCGTTCAAGTGTCCGGTCAAAGTTTTTGACTAAGCTTTTGCATCGCTCTACCCAAGCATTAGATCTCTCAATCACCCACCTAGCCTTAACTGGCACAAATCCTGATTTGCTTTTGGCTTCCTTTTCTGCTTTCGACGGTTTAGGTGAGAGTTGAAATTGGATCTTGGTCATGATTTCAGGGTAAATCAATTCCAATGCTTGGGTCAGCTTGTCAGGATGATAACCATTATCTAGCAAGATGGTAATTTTTGGAAGTTCCAGCGGTTTAGATTTGAAGTAATCAATATTTTGGGAGAGCATCTCAATCAATCCCTGGTCATCAGATACATTGGCAGGAGTGCAGTGAGTGAAGAAAGGAAAGCCTAATATATCTACCGCTAGATGTCTTTTAATCCCATTTGTCGCTTTGTAAAAACAAAAACCTTTAGATTCAAAACTAGCATTACAAGTGTTCTTCACTGCTTGCGAATCGATCATGATCAAGGTCGTCCACTGTGGTTTTTTTTGACTTGTTCGCGCATTCTTCCGTGTAACTCCGTCATGATATTTTTCCAGATGCCATCTTCACACCACTGCTTATAATGCCAGAATACTGTAGAATAGGGTGGCAGGTTTCTAGGTAAATCCCCCCAATTGCAACCATTTTTGAGTTGATAAAATATCCCGTTCAGAATTTGTCGCTTTGTCCACACTGGTGGTCTGGTTTTCTTTTTTTGTGGTAACAACGGCTCGATAATTTCCCACTCTCGATCTGTCACATCGCTTGAATACCCCATTTTAGCCCTGACTTAGTTTCATTCCATTACTTCTGGCTATCATACTCGATCACCCTAAAGATCTCAAATGGGTTCTATAGACGGCTGTCATCGTCTTGCCACTGTTGTTAACCACCGAAATTTTGACAATCTGAGCGAAAACGCTAGCTGCTGTCAGCGCTAACAGGGGCAGCGACAGCCCCACAGCGATCGTTACTTTGGTTAACCACTTGTTAATCATTTAGCCATCTACCTCAAGTTCGATATTTATTCAAGCTTAGCTTTAGAAGTTAGAAGGGACAAGTCAGATACAGCATATTCCAGGTCGATCCAGTAGGGACACCGAACCGTGCCCAATGCGTGTCCACTTAAGCTGTCATCCGCCCACCCAGTCCTCCCGCCCACCCGGTAGTCCGCGAGGGAATAAATTCCCTGTCTAATAGCGAAAGTGCTGTTGCATAGGACGAATGAGTTTAAAAATTTTTCTTTTCAGTCCTCATAGCGAGGACTTTCGGTTTAAGGCAGGGGTTTAAACCCTGCTTTCCCTGCGGGTTTGACGTTAAGTTGACACGCTTTGGGCGAAAGCCTTTGTCCCTACAGGGATTAATCTGTATATTGCTGATACTTATGATATTTTGAAACAGTGATATGTTTCTAAATAGCTATGCTTACTGCCGGAATTGTCGGACTGCCTAATGTTGGCAAATCTACTTTGTTTAATGCTCTGGTTGCTAATGCCAAGGCGACTGCTGCTAATTTTCCTTTCTGTACGATCGAGCCAAATACGGGTATCGTGGCAGTGCCAGACGAACGGTTGAAGGTGCTGAGCAATATTTCCAATTCGGTGCAAACTGTGCCGACGCGGATGGAGTTTGTGGATATTGCGGGTTTGGTGAAGGGGGCGAGTCAGGGTGAAGGACTGGGAAATCAATTTTTGTCTCACATCCGGGCCGTAGATGCGATCGTCCACGTTGTCCGCTGTTTTGAGAATGATGATATCATTCACGTTGCGGGTTCTGTCGATCCGATCCGAGATATTGACATTATCAATCTCGAATTAATTCTAGCAGATTTAGCTCAAATTGAACGCAGGCTCGATCGCACTCGCAAGCTCGCCCGCAACAACAAGGAAGCTCAGGCCGAAGTGGATGTGCTCGAAAAATTAGTCGTGGTTTTGAATGCGGGGAAACCAGCGCGGCAGTACAGTTTCACAGATGAAGAAGCTGAATTAGTTAAAGGTTTGGAATTACTGACCAACAAACCAATTATCTATGCTGCTAACGTATCTGATGACGATTTAGCCACAGGAAATAGCTATGTGGAACAAGTGCGGGAAGTAGCAGCTAAAGAAAATGCTAAGGTTGTCATAGTTTCGGCGCAAGTTGAGTCAGAATTGGTGGAGTTATCCGAGGAAGAACGAACGGATTTCCTAGAATCTCTGGGGGTAAAAGAAGGGGGCTTGAAATCTCTGATTCGAGCTACTTACGAATTATTGGGCTTGCGGACTTATTTTACTAGCGGGCCAAAGGAAACTCGCGCTTGGACAATTATCGCGGGAATGTTAGCACCGCAAGCTGCGGGGGTTATTCACTCGGATTTTGAACGGGGTTTCATCCGGGCCGAAACAGTAGCCTATGAAGATTTGGTTGCTACGGGCGCGATGAATGCGGCTAAGGAAAAAGGCTTAGTTCGCAGTGAAGGAAAAGAGTATGTTGTACAAGAGGGGGATGTGCTGTTGTTCCGATTTAATGTTTAGCTTTTTTAAGGAGATTGGCACATGGATATCATTTCGCTGGTAATTGCTTGGCTGGTTACTTCTGTGAGCTTTTTTATCATTTCCAAGTTGCCCATCGGGGTAGATATTGACACTTTTGGAAAAGCGATGATTTCGGCGGCGGTTTTTGGATTGCTGAATGCTTTGGTGCGGCCGCTTTTTGTGGTTTTGGGTTTTCCATTTGTGTTGGTAACTTTTGGCTTGTTTATGATTGTGATCAATGCTGCTATCTTTGGATTGGCGGCTTGGCTAGTGGATGGATTCCGCTTGCGGTGGGGAATTTGGAGTGCTTTGCTGGGGGCTATCGCCCTCGGTTTTATTAACTCTCTTCTCTATCAGGTGTTGAGTACGCTGCCTAGTGTAAGGTAGAGAAAGGTAACGCGCTGGGCGGAAGGAAGGGGCGGGTTTATTCATCCTGTTAGGTATCGCAAATATTTCAGGTGAAACCCGCCCCTACGGCAAATATTTTAGGTTTAATTCCCCCATATCAGGTATTTGTTTTTTGGTATTGGTTGAGTTATTAGCCTTCGCAGTAGTCGATAAATTGCTCTGGAACTAGGCGCAATTCCCCCGATCGAAAGCGCTCGATCGGCATCCAAAGTGCGGTAAATACCGACTCTCCGTCTGCAAAGGCTAGACTCTCCAATTGATAAAATTTGGGATCGACAAATTCGCACTGATAGAGTTGTATTAGTTCGTGTCCGGCTTGGTCATTAAAAATAAAAAAATTTTCCCAACAAGCCAAATATTTGATATTTGTTAACTCGGCTTGAATTTCTTCTTGAAACTCTCTTTGCAAAGCGTCGATGCTGTGTTCTCCGAATTCTATGCCACCGCCCAGAGCTCGGTAAAATGTGTCTTGTTTGACCGGATCTTCGCATTCTGACACGAAGATGCGATCGCCCGATCGAATTAGTCCTAAAACAATTACGCGAATTGTACCTTTTTGCATAAATTAGTTATCAGTCATCAGTCATGACGCATCAACACCAAAACAAAAGAAACCGGGTTCCGACTTCGCGCAACCAGGAGGTTTTTTGCCGTTGATGCGGGCTGTAACGAAGTATGATGCAAAAAACCCGGTTCATTACTACCCGTGCGTAAGTTCTATATTACTCAGCAATCATCACTCATTATCGGTGTATCCGTGTCATCCGTGTGGGGCCAACGTTTAATTATCATCGGTGGCAAAACCCTCTCTCCTGCTTCTATTTTCAATGGGCCAGTCTGTATTTTCCCCGCCAATAATGAGTTTTTCAATGGTTACGAATTCTTTGCTTAGTTGCTGGAAAACATTAATCAAAACATCGAGGCCAATTGCATCGCTAGTGCCCAAATCAAACCAGCAGCGAGCCCAAGAACCTTGATACTCCATTTCTCCCATATTGTGCATCAAAGCCATCATGCTTTGGTCTGCTAGATTAACATCGTAATTCATATCACTGATGTCTAATCCTTCATCTTGAACTTGCAAATTTTCCGCATTAAATCCTCCGAGTTTTCCCAAGAAAAACCAAGAGTCAAACACTTCTTCAACATACTGTTTTTCACCGTTTGAAGGCACGTTGCTGAACTTCAGCCAAATCCAGAGGTCAAAGGGGTTAAACTCGCGAAACTCTACTTGCATCAATTTTATCAAAGAAAGGGAATGGAATTGCAGGAATGGGATTGCGGGAGAGAGGAAAAGTGGGAGATAGGGAGAGGGAGAATTTTTCTCCTAACTCCTGACTTCTGACTTCCCCTCTGACTGTTTTTAAAGTGGTGGTAAGGCTGCCGGCCCCCAGACTCCATCTGCATCTCTAATTTTATCGCGCAGGGGGTCGCAGGCGCGAGATTTGCTGTCGAGACGGTTACGGGTTCTGCACTGCTGAAAGAAGATTTCGGCTACTAAACTGCGGGGCAGTTGGTCTGGTTTTGCTAAGGCGGCGTCGAAGTTTTTTCTGGCTTCCTCAAGTAAGGTTTTGTTGCCGTCTTTCCCCTGGGATTGGGAAAACAAGATTTGTCCTTTTAGATAGAGAACTTCGGGATTGTTGGGCGTTTCTGCTAAGGATTTGTTGGCAAATTCTAAAGCGCGATCGTACTTTTTCAAGTCTCGATAGCCGACGGCCACGCCACGATAAGCTAAGTAGCGGGGAGAGGCTTTTTGTTCGAGTCTTTGAATTGCTTCGTTGGGGTTGGAAAAGGGTAGGTTTTTGGCTAGCATTAAGTCCATGTAGCCTTTGATCAGGTTGAGTTCGGGGTCATTGGGAGCTATTTTGTCGGCGGCCTCTAGGTATTGAAATACTACTCGCAATTTACTCACAGCTTGGGGCGCGCCTTTTGCTGTTCCTTCTTTGGCTATAATGTTCGCCCCTTCTAGAAAGTGGCCTGCTGCTGTGTAAATGTTGCCGCGCAATGGATTAGTTTTCGTCAAATTTTCGCCGAGTTCGCGGGTTTTTTGGGCGTAGGAATTCATCGAGTTGAAGTCTTTTTCGATGTATGATAGCGAGGCTGCCATCGCATAGACTAGCGGTTCGTTTGGTTCGGCTGATAGGGCTTGTTGAACTTGAGTTTTTGCTTGTTTGTAGTTTCCTTGCTGAAACATTGTTTTGAAAGCGGTTTCGGTATTGGGTCCGATCGCCTGCGGGTTGCTGGTGCGAAAGGGATCGCCCGCTAATGCCGAGTTAATGCAGATGCTGAGGGCGATCGCGAGTGCAGGAGCGATCGCCCGCACTGTCTGTTTAGAACTTAACATTTGCTTGCCAAGCGATGCTAAAGGGGTTTTCGTCATTGTCAATTCTCTGAGTGGAATATACTGTAAACTAGAAACAAGAGAGTTAAATTCTCAAACTCTCGGGCCGCGACCCAAAAAAGAGTGAAATTTGCTTGATTTTTTGTGGTTGTTGAGGTATATTTTAATAATGGAAGTGTGACTTGGATAATATTTTAAACAACAAATTTCCATTATATTAAAATATACCAGGAAAAAACAGAAAAATCAAACACCAATCCTGAAAAAAAAGGAAATTTTTGTAAAGATTTATGTAAAATAATTGTGTGCGATCGGCCAAAGCTAGAAACAAATCGCTGAGGCTGGATAATTAATCCGTGTATCCTTGTCAAAATTCCTGTAGTGCCTTCCTTCTCCCCAATTACCAATTGCGTTAATGCTTTATCTAAAAAACTTAGTATATCATCCTACCGCCTGTCCGAATCCTATTCTGAAAAATATTAACTTAGAACTGCCCTCGCAGCAAATGGGGCTGATTGTGGGCCGCAGCGGTTCAGGCAAAAGTACGCTATTAGAAATATTAGCAGGCTTAGCAGAAAAAACTAGCGGCGACATCCGCTGGCGCGAACAGGAATTAACACCGGAACACTTGCAACAGTTAGGAGGTTTAGTGTTCCAGTTTCCAGAAAGGCATTTTTGCGGAGGCACAATTTTAGAAGAATTGCGGTTGGGACATCCTGAATTGGGACAAGAACAAATTAACTCAGCAATGGCAGAAGTGGGACTCGGACATTTGCCGCTGCGCGCTTCCCCCCACGCTTTGAGCGGCGGACAACAGCGCAGGGTTGCCCTGGCGGTGCAGTTAATTCGGCAGCCGCATTTGCTACTTTTGGACGAACCGACGGCGGGTTTGGATTGGTCGATGCGACGGCAGTTGGTAAGCTTGTTGAGTAAGTTGAAAAGTCACTGGACTTTGTTGATTGTTACTCACGATGCTAGCGATTTGTTGAGTGTAGCCGATAAATTTTGGACTTTAGACCACGGGGATTTGCTGGAGGTCGATCGGGCTAAATTAGAAGCTAAGGAAACGAGTTGCGTTTGATTATTCTGGCGTTTCCAATGGTTTGCCGGCGAATAGAATTCGCGTCTATACAAACGAAGTCCGCCTACGCGGAGAGCAAGAAAAAAGTGAGAATCGAACTAGATGATAAATGAGATTAAAATGTCTGCGTTGCCCCAGATGAACGAGTTGTGGCAAAAAACGCTGAATTGGCAGCCGGATGAGTCCCAGCAACAACTATTTCAGCGACTTTATGAGTTAATTGTCGAGGGAAATCGCTCCTTGAATTTAACTCGAATTACTGAGCCGATGGAGTTTTGGGAAAAACATTTGTGGGATTCTCTGCGGGGAATTGCAAGACTGCTGCTAGCTAATCACAATTCGGCGGAAAATCCAGAATTGGCCGCCGAGTCGGTGCAGAAAGTTATTGATATTGGGACAGGAGGGGGTTTTCCGGGTCTGCCGATCGCGATCGCCCTGCCGCAACTATCAGTTACTTTGCTCGATTCTACTCGCAAGAAAATTGATTTCTTGGAAACAGTTTTGCCGTCTTTAGGCATAGAAAATGCGGCGACTTTGTTGGGCAGAGCCGATGAAATTGCCCGAGCGCCACAGCACAAACAAGCTTACGATTTAGCAGTTCTCCGCGCAGTGGGAGCCGCTCCTCTCTGCGCTAAATGCGCGCTGCCTCTGCTGAAAAATGGCGGTTTGGCTGTACTTTACCGTGGAAATTGGACGGTGGAGGAAGAAACGGAGTTGCAAAGGGCGATCGAGCATTTGGGCGGTAAAATTGAGTCAGTCGAAGCATTCACAACGCCGACGAGTCAGGGGGCGCGGCACTGCGTTTACTTGCGGAAAGTTGTACAGCAGTTCGATCGTCCCGTGCGCTAGCTATAGCCGTTTTCCCATACTAACTATGCTTGCCAATAAGATTGCACTTGTCACAGGTAGCTCGAAAGGAATTGGTGCTGGCATCGCCCTTGAATTAGCCAAATCTGGTGCCGATGTTTGTGTCAACTATTGCGATTCTCCAACCTCTGCACTCGAAGTAGTCAACCAGATTCACTCTGTCGGGCGTCGCGCTATCGCGATTCAAGCAGATGTCTCACAGCGTGACCAAGTGGAAAGGATGGTGGATACGTGCGAACAAGAACTGGGTCACATCGATATTCTAGTGACAAATGCGATCGCTAGCGTCCGAAACACTTTGCTAGAAACTAAATTTGAGGATTTACAGCGGACACTAGAAATAGGGGTGTACGGTGTGTTTCACATCTGTCAAATAGTCGCCCGCCGTATGGTGGAAAGAAAGGCACTCGGCTCGATTATTCATATCTCATCCCCACACGCTCATTTTCCGTATAAGGGTGCGATTGACTACAACACCACCAAAGCAGCCTGTCATCACCTCGTTCTTTCTATGGCGAATGAACTGATGTGGCACAAAATTCGGGTCAACATCCTAGAGCCTGGGTGGACTGACACTCCGGGCGAGCGACGCTGGTACAGCAACGAATTGCTTGAGTCGTTCAGCAACCAAATGCCTCTGGGCCGGATGGGATTCCCGGAAGACTTAGGCAAAGCAGCAGTTTTCCTGGCATCTGATGCGGCTGGCTACATCGCGGGCAGCGTGTTAAAGGTAGATGGTGGATTGTACATTGAGGGCAGCCCGAGTTTGACAGCAGAACCTCAAGATAAGTAGGTAGGCGGCATTAAACGAACCATCTAACAGTATGTAAACAGGGCTAAGTCAGCCACGCTTAAAGCTAGAGATATTTTACAATCGTTTACTCCATTGCGTTTTACAGCGCCTACCTACTTAAAACCGAGTTTGTTGTTGGGCTGTTTGCGATCGATCGCAACAACAAACTTTGTGGAACTAGGCGCTCGCCTTTTCGTAGCGCTTGTTAATTGCCGCCCAATTAACAACATTCCACCAAGCTTTTAAGTAGTCTGCGCGCAAATTTTGGTATTTGAGATAATAAGCGTGTTCCCAAACATCGTTACCCATTATTGGATAGTTGCCATCCATCAAAGGTGTGTCTTGATTTGCCGTAGTTGTAATCTCAAGTTTGCCAGCTTTATTGCGGACTAGCCAAACCCAACCGCTGCCAAAACGCTTGGTGCCGGCATCGTTAAATTTTGCTTTAAAATCGTCAACACTGCCGAAAGTTTGCTTAATTGCTGTTGCAATTGCCCCTGTGGGTTCGCCGCCGCCGTTGGGACCCATGATTTCCCAAAACATAGTGTGATTTAGGTGTCCGCCGCCATTGTTACGCACGGTTGTGCGAATATCTTCCGGCACTTTGCTCAAATCTCGCAGCATATTTTCAGCACTCATATTTTTGAGCTGCGGGTATTTGCTGACAGCATCGTTGAGGTTTTTAACGTAAGCGGCGTGGTGTTTGTCGTGGTGAAATTGCATTGTCCGCGCATCGATGTGCGGTTCTAAAGCATTGTATTCGTAAGGCAAAGGTGGCAGTGTAAAAGGCCCGGGGGTTTGGGCTATTTTTTGGCTTTCTGCAATGGGACTTGCTTGTGATACATTATTTCCTGACGCTTGGCAAGCACCTGCGGTAATAGCTCCGACGGTGGCAGTCACTAAATACAAGAAATCTCGGCGTTTAAGAGTCATAAAAAGTACCTAAGTGAATTATTAACTGTTTTATCTCAGATTAAATCAAAATGAGAGCGAGTGGAGAAAAAAAGTTGTATCGCCCGAATGGATGAGACGGATGGGCGATGGTTGTGAGAGTTTCTCAAGTATAGGCTAATTGTGTGCGCGTAACTAACTCACGTGCTCCGGTTCACTAATCCGGTTTCTGTCTCGAAACCGGGTTTTTTTTTGATTATTCTTGGGACAAGCGCTGGATGGCTTCGCCTCCAAAAAGCCGATCGGCTGCTTGAAGAATACCGGGAATTTTAGCAGCGTGGGGACTGTGGGCTAGACAGCGGCGCAAGTCTAATTCATCGAGGCGATCGGCTTTTTGGCCGGGGAACCAGTGGCCCGCATTACCTAAAAGGTTGTAGCGCATCTTGCAATAGTCGATCGTATCGTAAGCCTGCGCCAAATTCCACAGCCACAAAATCACATAAATATTAATACCTCCGGGAGTATTTTCTATAGTTGGTAAACCGACGTGCCAAGTTTTAAACCAATCTTCTCCTAATTTATTAATTGCTGCATCTTCCAACCTGGCTAATATCGGTGGCAAAATTTCATCAGCTTTATCTAACAATTCTACAGCTTTCAGATGCTCGTTAAAATCTTCAGGTTTGGCTGCGCCTAAACTTAAAGTGTGTACTTGCGGATGCGACAAACAAAACAAATCATTAAACACCATCGGACTCAGCGGATAGCACAAGTCTACCAATTTTTGCGATGGGCTGTAAAGTTGACCGCCTTTGTCGGAAGGACTGATAATAAAAACGCCCATATCGTGACGTTTAGCAGCTTCAATTGCCGGCCAATTACTTTGATTAATGTAGTACCAGTGCAAGTTAAGATAATCAAATTGATTAGTTTCAATTGTTTTGACAATCACATCCGTCGGGCCGTGGGTTGAGAAACCAATAAACCGAACTTTGCCTTCTGCTTGCAACTTTTTCGCCACATCCATGCAGCCGCCTGGACGCATAGACTCCTCTAGCAATTCCCACGTATTAATGCCGTGTAGTGACAGTAAATCGACGTATTCTAGTTGCAAATAAGCTAAGGATTTCTCAAATTCTTCGCGAAACTCTTGGGAGTTCGGTTTGGGACTAACTTTCGTTTGCACTATCAACTTTTCGCGGGGAAAATTCGGCAAAATTCGCCCCAGTTGCATCTCAGAAGTGCCGTAACCGCGAGCAGTTTCTATGTGATTGATGCCGCATTCAACCGAGTAGCGAATCGTCGCTTCTAGATTTTGTTGATTGTCTGGGGGAATTTCATTGGCTGGCACGTCTTGCCATTTGTACTGATATCTCATGCCACCGCAGGAAAAGACGGGCATGGATAATTCTGTGCGACCGAATCTGCGATATTGCATCATCATAATTAAAGGCAAAGCTATAGCATAAGGAAGAAGGAAGTTCGGCAACGGATTCTGTAACGGATGTAACGGATGTCAGGAAAAAGGAAGAAGGAAGAAGGAAGAAGGAAGAAGGAAGATGTAACAATCGCAAGGGTTTCACTGATTAAGAAATTCTTAATAGTCTTGGCGGTTGCTATAGGTAAGAAACCTTGTTTTGGGTATTTTTGCGGGTTGTAACTCCCATATTGCCGCATTCTTTGGAACAGGCAAGATGCCTGTTTTACAAATAGTTTTTGCAGCATTCTCCTGAACAGGCAAGATGCCTGTTCCACAAAGAGTTTTTGAGCACCAGTGGCCAGTTTGGACTATTTAGAAATCTCCCGTACTACTGGTTTTCCATCTTTGATTTCCCCGACTAAAACCAAATCTGTACAGTCTACAAACAAACCATTTTCTAACACACCTGGAATGTTGTTCAAGCTTTTTTCCATTTCGCCGGGGTTGGCAATGTCATCAAATTTGACATCAATTACCATATTACCTTGATCGGTAATTACTGGCCCTGCTTTTTTCACACCCATGCGGAGTTCGGGTTGGCCGCCCAATTTTTCAATGGCGCGCATCACTGGTGTTAATGCCATCGGTATAACTTCGATGGGTACGCGAAAAGTCGAACCCAATTTATCTACGATTTTGGAACTGTCAACTACTACAATAAACTGAGTTGCGAGGTAATCGACTACTTTTTCGCGGGTGTGGGCTGCGCCACCACCTTTAATTAAGTTGAGGTGGGGATCTACTTCATCAGCGCCGTCAATAGCCACATCAATTCTGTCAATTTCATCTAGTGTTGTCAGCGGTACTCCGTACTGTTTGGCTAACACTTCTGATTGAAAAGATGTCGGCACTCCCTTGATATCTTTGAGTTCACCTGATTTTATGCGATCGCCCAATGCTTGAATAGTATAAGCTGTAGTTGACCCGGTGCCGAGTCCGACAATCATACCAGATTGTACGCGATCGGCAGCAGCAAAGCCGACTTGCTGTTTCATCAATTTTACGGGATCTTGTTCTGTGGTCATTTTCGGTACTCCTCAATAGTTTTAAAATTATACCATTTAATGAAAATCGGATTTCTTGATACTTATACTTGGGATTACAACATTGAAACTCCTTACCGCGAACCTTTGGGCGGCACTCAGTCGGCTATTTGTTACTTAGCCGAGGCGTTGGCTGCACAGGGAAACGAGGTATTTTTGCTCAACAATACTTCCGAGCCGGGGATGTCGCGCGGCGTTGATTGCAGGCGGCGGGTGGGGGACAAATCTAATTTAGAATTGCTGCGAGCGCTCGATTTTTTAGTTATAGTCAATATACTCGGCAAAGCGCTGGAAGTTAAGCCGCTTTTGGGGGAACAAACTCAATTAATTTTGTGGATTCATAACGAACCGGGCTTTGTATTCCTCGAAAATTTTAAAAATGAGCGAGAAATCAATGCTTGCGATGCCTTTGTATTTGTCAGCGACTGGCAGCGCGAGCAATTTCATCGGCGCTTTGGGATTGACTCCAATCGCAGTTGTGTTTTAAGAAATGCGATCGCACCTTGTTTTGCTAACATTTTCGCCGATAATATTTCTATCCTCTCTCATAAATCTCGACCGCCCATTCTAGCTTACACCAGCACTCCATTTCGCGGACTCGATATTTTGTTAAAAGTCTTTCCCGAAATTCGTCTAGCTGTCCCGGGAACCCGATTAAAAGTATTTTCAAGCATGAAAGTACACCAAATAGACGACAATGATAACAAGCTTTTTTTCGGTCAACTTTACCGCGAGTGTCAGGAAACAGAAGGCGTCGAGTACATCGGTTCCGTACCGCAACCCGAACTCGTCCGGCAACTGCGTTCAGTCGCGGTTTTAGCTTACCCGAATACCTATTTAGAAACCTCATCTATTGCCGTGATGGAGGCAATGGCCAGCGGTTGCCGGATTGTGACGAGTGAATTGGCAGCTTTGCCGGAAACAACTGCTGGATTTGCCCGTCTAGTTTCAATGTCAGGGGTGGAAAATTTTGCATCGATAACTAATTGGAAGCGGGCGGGTAAGCCAGATTGGGAGGGATATACAAGGCGGTTTTTAGAGGCGATAGTCGGAGTTTTAAATGAGGGCACGGGTGCGGGCGAGGCAACTGCTGAAAATCATCTGAGGCAGCAGGTAGAATATATAAATCGAGGGTGTACTTGGTCTGTGCGGGCCCGAGAGTGGGTAGAATGGTTGAATATTATTAGTGTAAAAACTGTAAGAGTGGCAGAGCAAATGATAACGGAGTCGTTGGTGGATTCAGAAGCAGCTCAAGCATATTTTGTAAAGGGAAATCGGCTGAAAGATGCAGGTGATCTCGGTGGCGCTATCGAGAATTATCAGAAAGCTTTAGAGTTGAATCCAGGAGATGCGGAAGTTCATAAAAAGTTGGCGGAAGTTTATGTTTTGCAAGGAGAATTTGAAAAGGCGATCGCCTCTTGCAATCTCGCGATTAAATTCAAACCGGATTTTGCTGCAGCTTACTTGACAATGGGCAATGCCCAGCACGCTCAAGGCCAACTGGAAATGGCAATTCAAGCTTACTTGCAAGCTTTAGAAATTC includes:
- a CDS encoding gamma-aminobutyric acid A receptor, epsilon-like protein; this translates as MIFPNPSPFPGPQIPSTEPGLPTIPASPPVPGPVPEPIPGIVPEPVPAPIPQPIPEPVPETVPSPIPQTVPEPIPQTIPEPV
- a CDS encoding DDE transposase — its product is MIDSQAVKNTCNASFESKGFCFYKATNGIKRHLAVDILGFPFFTHCTPANVSDDQGLIEMLSQNIDYFKSKPLELPKITILLDNGYHPDKLTQALELIYPEIMTKIQFQLSPKPSKAEKEAKSKSGFVPVKARWVIERSNAWVERCKSLVKNFDRTLERANAKLQLCFVRLMLIRLAVS
- a CDS encoding transposase, translating into MGYSSDVTDREWEIIEPLLPQKKKTRPPVWTKRQILNGIFYQLKNGCNWGDLPRNLPPYSTVFWHYKQWCEDGIWKNIMTELHGRMREQVKKNHSGRP
- the ychF gene encoding redox-regulated ATPase YchF; this encodes MLTAGIVGLPNVGKSTLFNALVANAKATAANFPFCTIEPNTGIVAVPDERLKVLSNISNSVQTVPTRMEFVDIAGLVKGASQGEGLGNQFLSHIRAVDAIVHVVRCFENDDIIHVAGSVDPIRDIDIINLELILADLAQIERRLDRTRKLARNNKEAQAEVDVLEKLVVVLNAGKPARQYSFTDEEAELVKGLELLTNKPIIYAANVSDDDLATGNSYVEQVREVAAKENAKVVIVSAQVESELVELSEEERTDFLESLGVKEGGLKSLIRATYELLGLRTYFTSGPKETRAWTIIAGMLAPQAAGVIHSDFERGFIRAETVAYEDLVATGAMNAAKEKGLVRSEGKEYVVQEGDVLLFRFNV
- a CDS encoding phage holin family protein → MDIISLVIAWLVTSVSFFIISKLPIGVDIDTFGKAMISAAVFGLLNALVRPLFVVLGFPFVLVTFGLFMIVINAAIFGLAAWLVDGFRLRWGIWSALLGAIALGFINSLLYQVLSTLPSVR
- a CDS encoding NUDIX domain-containing protein, coding for MQKGTIRVIVLGLIRSGDRIFVSECEDPVKQDTFYRALGGGIEFGEHSIDALQREFQEEIQAELTNIKYLACWENFFIFNDQAGHELIQLYQCEFVDPKFYQLESLAFADGESVFTALWMPIERFRSGELRLVPEQFIDYCEG
- a CDS encoding DUF3531 family protein; its protein translation is MQVEFREFNPFDLWIWLKFSNVPSNGEKQYVEEVFDSWFFLGKLGGFNAENLQVQDEGLDISDMNYDVNLADQSMMALMHNMGEMEYQGSWARCWFDLGTSDAIGLDVLINVFQQLSKEFVTIEKLIIGGENTDWPIENRSRREGFATDDN
- a CDS encoding ATP-binding cassette domain-containing protein; its protein translation is MLYLKNLVYHPTACPNPILKNINLELPSQQMGLIVGRSGSGKSTLLEILAGLAEKTSGDIRWREQELTPEHLQQLGGLVFQFPERHFCGGTILEELRLGHPELGQEQINSAMAEVGLGHLPLRASPHALSGGQQRRVALAVQLIRQPHLLLLDEPTAGLDWSMRRQLVSLLSKLKSHWTLLIVTHDASDLLSVADKFWTLDHGDLLEVDRAKLEAKETSCV
- the rsmG gene encoding 16S rRNA (guanine(527)-N(7))-methyltransferase RsmG, yielding MINEIKMSALPQMNELWQKTLNWQPDESQQQLFQRLYELIVEGNRSLNLTRITEPMEFWEKHLWDSLRGIARLLLANHNSAENPELAAESVQKVIDIGTGGGFPGLPIAIALPQLSVTLLDSTRKKIDFLETVLPSLGIENAATLLGRADEIARAPQHKQAYDLAVLRAVGAAPLCAKCALPLLKNGGLAVLYRGNWTVEEETELQRAIEHLGGKIESVEAFTTPTSQGARHCVYLRKVVQQFDRPVR